Proteins encoded in a region of the Variovorax sp. PAMC 28711 genome:
- a CDS encoding efflux RND transporter permease subunit: MTTGHESVEEAKSGGFNLSKWALDHGPLTRYLMLVLMLLGFAAYFQLGQDEDPPFTFRVMVVRTYWPGATAQQVAEQVTDKLERTLQEAPYADKIRSYSKPGESQIIFEIKDSSKANEVPNVWYTVRKKIGDMRGTLPAGVQGPFFNDDFGDVYGVIYALESEGFSHAELHNLADDVRQRLLRVKDVAKVDEFGVQDEKVYIEVSQKRVAQLGLDFNQVLQQIGAQNAVESAGTIQSPLDVVQVRVAGQFTSVEQLRNMPIRGSSGNQLKLGDIADIRRGYVDPPSIKVRHQGKEVVALGISMAKGGDIIALGKALRETTALIDKQLPAGVKLAQVQDQPVSVASSVSEFVSVLMEAVAIVLAVSFIALGLHQGGGPRWTRYTRGWYIDMRPGLVVAITIPLVLAVTFLGMNYFGIGLHKISLGSLIIALGLLVDDAIIAVEMMVRKMEEGYDKVRAATFAYDVTAKPMLTGTLITAAGFLPIGLAKSTTGEYTYAIFAVTVIALVLSWVVSVYFVPYLGTLILKVKAHDPEAPPHELFDSPFYNGFRRAVNGCVEYRWLTIGATVLIFALGIVGMGRVQQQFFPDSSRPEILVDLWSPEGTSFAATEDVAKRVEKRFLTEAGVATVSTWIGSGVPRFYLPLDQIFPQSNAAQLIVLSKDLKQRELLRLKLPGILAQEFPEVRGRVKLLPNGPPVAYPVQFRVIGNDPAQLRVHADEVKAILRDNASMRGVNDNWNESVKVIRLEVDQAKARALGVTSQAIAQASKTMFSGTTVGQYRENDRLIDIVLRQSPDEREAISDIGNAYLPTASGRSIPLTQIAKPVFDWEPGVMWRENRDYAITVQGDIVEGLQGATVTNELLPQLRALEAKWLAAGQGAYRIGVAGAVEQSSKGSSSIVAGVPIMLFLVFTLLMLQLHSFSRSLLVFITGPLGIAGVAGALLLLNRPFGFVALLGVIALMGMIQRNSVILIDQIESDRAAGVPAWDAIVESAVRRLRPIVLTAAAAVLAMIPLSRSVFWGPMAVAIMGGLIVATVLTLLALPAMYAAAFRVKREPEQLPVSG, translated from the coding sequence ATGACGACCGGCCACGAGTCGGTCGAAGAGGCGAAGTCCGGCGGATTCAATCTCTCGAAATGGGCGCTCGACCACGGCCCGCTCACCCGCTACCTGATGCTGGTGCTGATGCTGCTGGGCTTCGCCGCCTACTTCCAGCTCGGCCAGGACGAAGATCCGCCGTTCACCTTCCGCGTCATGGTCGTGCGCACCTACTGGCCAGGCGCGACGGCGCAGCAGGTGGCCGAGCAGGTCACCGACAAGCTGGAGCGCACGCTTCAAGAGGCGCCCTACGCCGACAAGATCCGCAGCTATTCGAAGCCGGGAGAGTCGCAGATCATTTTCGAGATCAAGGATTCCTCGAAGGCGAACGAGGTACCGAACGTCTGGTACACGGTGCGCAAGAAAATCGGCGACATGCGGGGCACGCTGCCGGCCGGGGTGCAGGGCCCATTCTTCAACGACGATTTCGGCGACGTTTACGGGGTGATCTACGCGCTGGAAAGCGAGGGCTTCAGCCACGCGGAGCTGCACAACCTGGCCGACGATGTGCGCCAGCGGCTGTTGCGGGTGAAAGACGTGGCCAAGGTCGACGAGTTCGGCGTGCAGGACGAGAAGGTCTACATCGAAGTCTCGCAAAAGCGCGTGGCGCAGCTGGGGCTCGATTTCAACCAGGTCCTGCAGCAGATCGGCGCGCAGAACGCGGTCGAGAGCGCGGGAACGATCCAGTCGCCGCTCGATGTGGTGCAGGTGCGCGTGGCCGGCCAGTTCACCAGTGTGGAGCAGCTGCGCAACATGCCGATCCGCGGCAGTTCGGGCAACCAGCTCAAGCTCGGCGACATCGCGGACATCCGTCGCGGCTATGTCGATCCGCCGTCGATCAAAGTGCGGCATCAGGGCAAGGAAGTGGTGGCGCTCGGCATCTCGATGGCCAAGGGCGGCGACATCATCGCGCTCGGCAAGGCGCTGCGCGAGACGACGGCCTTGATCGACAAGCAGCTGCCCGCCGGCGTGAAGCTGGCGCAGGTGCAAGACCAGCCGGTATCGGTCGCCAGTTCGGTCAGCGAATTCGTCAGCGTGCTGATGGAAGCCGTGGCGATCGTGCTGGCCGTGAGTTTCATCGCGCTCGGATTGCACCAGGGCGGCGGCCCGCGCTGGACGCGTTACACGCGCGGCTGGTACATCGACATGCGGCCCGGCCTGGTGGTGGCAATCACGATTCCGCTGGTGCTGGCCGTCACCTTTCTGGGAATGAACTACTTCGGCATCGGACTGCACAAGATTTCGCTCGGCTCGCTCATCATCGCGCTCGGCCTTCTGGTCGACGACGCGATCATCGCGGTCGAAATGATGGTGCGGAAGATGGAAGAAGGCTACGACAAGGTGCGCGCCGCCACCTTCGCCTACGACGTCACGGCCAAGCCGATGTTGACGGGCACGCTGATCACGGCGGCCGGGTTCCTGCCCATCGGGCTCGCGAAATCGACGACGGGCGAATACACCTACGCGATCTTCGCGGTGACCGTGATCGCGCTGGTGCTGAGCTGGGTCGTCTCGGTGTATTTCGTGCCGTACCTCGGCACGCTGATCCTCAAGGTGAAGGCCCATGATCCCGAGGCGCCCCCGCACGAACTCTTCGACTCGCCGTTCTACAACGGCTTCCGGCGTGCGGTGAACGGGTGCGTTGAATACCGCTGGCTCACCATCGGCGCGACCGTGCTGATCTTCGCGCTGGGCATCGTCGGCATGGGGCGCGTGCAGCAGCAGTTCTTTCCCGATTCGAGCCGGCCGGAAATCCTGGTCGATCTGTGGTCGCCCGAAGGCACGTCGTTCGCGGCGACCGAAGACGTGGCCAAGCGGGTCGAGAAGCGTTTCCTGACCGAGGCCGGCGTGGCGACGGTCAGCACCTGGATCGGCTCCGGCGTGCCGCGCTTCTACCTGCCGCTCGACCAGATCTTTCCGCAAAGCAATGCCGCACAGCTGATCGTCCTGAGCAAGGATCTGAAGCAGCGCGAACTGCTGCGGCTCAAGCTGCCCGGCATCCTCGCGCAGGAATTCCCGGAAGTGCGGGGCCGTGTGAAGCTGCTGCCGAACGGGCCGCCGGTGGCGTATCCGGTGCAGTTCCGCGTGATCGGCAACGACCCGGCGCAACTGCGCGTGCATGCCGACGAGGTGAAGGCGATCCTGCGCGACAACGCCAGCATGCGCGGGGTGAACGACAACTGGAACGAGTCGGTCAAGGTGATCCGCCTCGAGGTCGACCAGGCCAAGGCGCGCGCGCTGGGTGTGACGAGCCAGGCGATCGCCCAGGCCTCAAAAACCATGTTCAGCGGCACGACGGTGGGCCAATACCGCGAGAACGATCGCCTGATCGACATCGTGCTGCGCCAGTCGCCCGACGAGCGCGAGGCCATTTCCGACATCGGCAACGCCTACCTGCCGACCGCGTCAGGACGCTCGATTCCGTTGACGCAGATCGCCAAGCCGGTGTTCGACTGGGAACCGGGCGTGATGTGGCGCGAAAACCGCGACTACGCGATCACCGTGCAGGGCGACATCGTCGAAGGGCTGCAGGGCGCGACGGTGACGAACGAACTCCTGCCGCAACTGCGAGCGCTCGAAGCGAAGTGGCTCGCGGCCGGGCAGGGCGCCTACCGCATCGGCGTGGCGGGCGCGGTCGAGCAGAGCAGCAAGGGGTCGTCGTCCATCGTGGCCGGTGTGCCCATCATGCTGTTCCTGGTGTTCACGCTGCTCATGCTGCAGCTGCACAGTTTCAGCCGCTCCTTGCTGGTGTTCATCACCGGACCGCTCGGCATCGCCGGCGTGGCGGGCGCGCTGCTGTTGCTCAACCGGCCGTTCGGCTTCGTCGCGCTGCTGGGCGTGATCGCCCTGATGGGAATGATCCAGCGCAACTCGGTGATCCTGATCGACCAGATCGAGAGCGACCGGGCGGCCGGTGTGCCGGCCTGGGACGCGATCGTCGAATCGGCAGTCCGACGCCTTCGGCCGATCGTGCTGACGGCGGCGGCGGCGGTGCTGGCGATGATCCCGCTGTCGCGCAGCGTGTTCTGGGGGCCGATGGCGGTCGCGATCATGGGCGGATTGATCGTCGCGACCGTGCTCACCCTGCTGGCGCTTCCGGCGATGTACGCCGCAGCGTTCCGTGTCAAGCGGGAACCGGAACAGCTGCCGGTTAGCGGCTAA
- the hpnD gene encoding presqualene diphosphate synthase HpnD, protein MNPEQYVQEKAAASGSSFYYAFLFLPKSRRAAITAFYAFCREIDDVVDEVRDPGVAATKLAWWRSEVAQSFAGEPHHPVMKALMPHATAFGIEARQLLEVIEGCQTDLDQTRYLDFPALRRYCHLVAGVVGEVAARIFGQTDPRTTEYAHKLGLALQLTNIIRDVGEDALMGRIYLPVNELQQFDVKAHEILNRVHSERFVALMKFQAARAHATYEEALALLPAADLRAQKPGLMMASIYRSLLREIERDNFQVLTQRTSLTPLRKLWLAWRVQALGRI, encoded by the coding sequence ATGAACCCCGAGCAATACGTCCAGGAGAAGGCCGCCGCATCGGGCAGCAGCTTCTACTACGCGTTCCTGTTCCTGCCCAAGTCGCGTCGCGCGGCGATCACGGCGTTCTATGCGTTCTGCCGCGAGATTGACGACGTGGTCGACGAGGTGCGCGACCCCGGCGTGGCGGCGACCAAGCTGGCCTGGTGGCGCAGCGAAGTCGCGCAATCCTTTGCCGGCGAGCCGCACCACCCGGTGATGAAGGCGCTGATGCCGCACGCCACCGCGTTCGGCATCGAAGCGAGGCAGCTGCTGGAAGTGATCGAAGGCTGCCAGACGGACCTCGACCAGACGCGCTATCTCGACTTCCCCGCGCTGCGCCGCTACTGCCACCTCGTCGCCGGCGTGGTCGGCGAAGTGGCGGCGCGCATTTTCGGCCAGACCGATCCGCGCACCACCGAATACGCCCACAAACTGGGCCTGGCGCTGCAGCTCACCAACATCATTCGCGACGTCGGCGAAGACGCGCTGATGGGCCGCATCTACCTGCCGGTGAACGAGCTGCAGCAGTTCGACGTCAAGGCGCACGAGATCCTGAACCGCGTGCACTCCGAGCGCTTCGTTGCGCTCATGAAATTCCAGGCGGCGCGCGCCCACGCGACTTACGAAGAAGCCCTCGCGCTGCTGCCCGCCGCCGACCTGCGGGCGCAAAAGCCCGGATTGATGATGGCGAGCATTTACCGTTCGCTGCTGCGCGAGATCGAACGCGACAACTTCCAGGTGCTGACCCAGCGCACCAGCCTCACGCCGCTGCGCAAGCTCTGGCTCGCGTGGCGCGTTCAGGCGCTGGGCCGGATTTGA
- the hpnE gene encoding hydroxysqualene dehydroxylase HpnE: MKVAIVGAGWAGLACAVEATRLGHAVTLFEAARTPGGRARRIDGDRGLALDNGQHILIGAYRATLALLRDVGVDPDAALLRLPLSLRFADGGGLKLPRLPAPLDLLAGIATARGWTLRDKLSLLRVALRWRLTGFRCASADSVAILCAGLTPRVMQELVEPLCVSALNTPVERSSGTVFLRVLHDALFSGSGGADLLLPRVDLGALFPDAAMAWLAQRGADLRVGHRVRTIAPDAGCWQADGEPFERVVLACAPWDAARLVRTSGAAADAWCETTEALRFEAIATVYLRGASPLAEPMLALRSDANAPAQFVFDRGQLGGPAGLLALVVSANEAPRDALERQSLAQAAAQLDQAGLDVVQTVVEKRATFACTPSLVRPAMTIAPGLLACGDYIDGPYPATLEGAVLSGLAAGEALA, encoded by the coding sequence TTGAAGGTCGCGATCGTCGGTGCGGGCTGGGCGGGCCTGGCCTGTGCCGTCGAGGCCACGCGGCTCGGCCACGCGGTCACGCTGTTCGAGGCGGCGCGCACGCCCGGCGGACGCGCCCGCCGGATCGACGGCGACCGTGGGCTGGCGCTCGACAACGGCCAGCACATCCTGATCGGCGCCTACCGCGCCACGCTCGCATTGCTGCGCGACGTTGGCGTCGACCCCGACGCGGCGCTGCTGCGCCTCCCGCTGTCGCTGCGCTTCGCGGACGGTGGCGGACTGAAGCTGCCCCGGCTGCCGGCGCCGCTCGACCTCCTCGCCGGCATCGCAACGGCACGCGGCTGGACGCTGCGCGACAAGCTTTCTTTACTGCGCGTGGCGCTGCGCTGGCGCCTGACCGGATTTCGCTGCGCCTCCGCCGACAGCGTCGCGATACTGTGTGCCGGCCTCACGCCACGCGTCATGCAGGAGCTCGTCGAACCGCTGTGCGTGTCGGCCCTCAACACGCCGGTGGAGCGCTCGAGCGGCACCGTGTTCCTGCGCGTGCTGCACGACGCGCTGTTCAGTGGCTCAGGCGGTGCCGATCTGCTGCTGCCGCGCGTCGACCTCGGCGCGCTCTTTCCCGATGCGGCGATGGCGTGGCTCGCGCAGCGCGGCGCCGACCTGCGCGTCGGGCATCGCGTTCGGACGATCGCGCCCGATGCCGGCTGCTGGCAGGCCGACGGCGAACCCTTCGAACGGGTCGTGCTGGCCTGCGCACCGTGGGACGCCGCGCGCCTCGTTCGCACGAGCGGCGCGGCGGCCGACGCATGGTGCGAGACGACCGAGGCACTGCGCTTCGAAGCCATCGCCACGGTCTACCTGCGCGGTGCCAGCCCGCTCGCCGAACCAATGCTGGCATTGCGCAGCGATGCGAACGCACCGGCGCAATTCGTGTTCGACCGCGGCCAGCTCGGGGGCCCCGCCGGGCTGCTCGCGCTGGTCGTGAGCGCGAACGAGGCACCGCGCGACGCACTGGAACGGCAGTCGCTCGCACAAGCCGCCGCGCAGCTGGACCAAGCCGGTCTCGACGTGGTGCAGACCGTCGTCGAGAAGCGCGCGACCTTCGCCTGCACGCCCTCGCTGGTGCGACCCGCGATGACCATCGCGCCGGGGTTGCTGGCCTGCGGCGACTACATCGACGGGCCGTACCCGGCAACGCTGGAAGGCGCAGTGCTGAGCGGCCTCGCCGCGGGCGAGGCGCTCGCATGA
- a CDS encoding HAD family hydrolase, with protein MTSAASAPVVPAPLDVKRISAISLDLDDTLWPVWPTIERAERVLQAWLLKEAPRTAALLLTPGVLRELREATAKERSDLAHDLSALRRESIRTALKRAGEDPELADPAFEAFFAERQRVVLYDDALPALKWLSERYPLVAISNGNADIHRTGVGRWFRTAFSARAFGSGKPHAPIFRAAAASVGLLPRDMLHVGDDAHLDVVGALDAGMQAAWLVRDERAWDQEGRPQLIVPNLHALCMALEAGQGASTYQELAD; from the coding sequence ATGACCTCTGCAGCCTCGGCCCCCGTCGTGCCGGCACCGCTCGACGTGAAGCGGATTTCGGCAATCTCCCTCGACCTTGACGACACCCTCTGGCCGGTGTGGCCGACCATCGAACGCGCCGAGCGCGTGCTGCAGGCCTGGCTGCTCAAAGAGGCGCCTCGAACCGCCGCACTGCTCCTGACGCCCGGCGTGTTGCGCGAATTGCGCGAGGCCACGGCCAAAGAACGGTCGGACCTCGCCCATGACCTCAGCGCGCTGCGCCGCGAATCGATCCGCACCGCGCTCAAGCGTGCAGGCGAAGACCCGGAATTGGCCGACCCGGCCTTCGAGGCCTTCTTCGCAGAACGCCAGCGCGTGGTGCTCTACGACGATGCGCTGCCTGCGCTCAAGTGGCTCAGCGAACGTTATCCGCTGGTCGCGATTTCGAATGGCAATGCCGACATCCACCGCACCGGTGTCGGCCGCTGGTTTCGCACCGCGTTCAGCGCGCGCGCCTTCGGCAGCGGCAAGCCGCATGCGCCGATCTTTCGGGCGGCGGCGGCCTCGGTCGGCCTGCTGCCGCGCGACATGCTGCACGTCGGCGACGATGCCCATCTGGACGTGGTGGGCGCGCTCGACGCCGGCATGCAGGCAGCCTGGCTGGTGCGCGACGAGCGTGCGTGGGATCAGGAGGGGCGCCCGCAACTGATCGTGCCCAACCTGCACGCGCTCTGCATGGCGCTCGAGGCGGGGCAGGGCGCGTCGACGTACCAGGAACTGGCGGACTAG
- a CDS encoding efflux RND transporter periplasmic adaptor subunit: MSRSFPVHSGGWLLVAALALTACSRPAPPADPVRAVKVMTVGASAYDTEPEFSAEVRARVESRIGFRVAGKITKRQAELGQHVNAGQVLAQLDPQDYKLAADGARAQLAAAMTNRDLAAADLRRYQGLREQNFISGAEIERRETTFKAAQAQYEQAQAQLSSQGNQANYTTLVADVPGIVTAIEAEPGQVVSAGSPVVRVAQDGARDVVFAVPEDRASLITPGSSVAVRAWSGGPELEGKVREVAGSADAVTRTFTVKVAIDAATAPPLGATVYARPASLSRTGTAVIKLPTSALRHEGQGTAVWVLDKASMQVRSQPVQVATADGNAAVIAGGVTPGMLVVVAGVHVLSPGQKVSIYDEKTAPGAKP, translated from the coding sequence ATGTCCCGTTCATTTCCTGTTCACAGCGGTGGTTGGCTGCTGGTCGCCGCGCTGGCGCTGACTGCCTGTTCCCGCCCGGCGCCCCCGGCAGATCCGGTCCGTGCGGTCAAGGTCATGACCGTGGGCGCGTCGGCCTACGACACCGAACCCGAGTTTTCCGCCGAGGTGCGTGCGCGTGTCGAATCGCGCATCGGCTTCCGGGTGGCCGGCAAGATCACCAAGCGGCAAGCCGAACTCGGGCAGCACGTGAACGCCGGCCAGGTACTGGCGCAGCTCGATCCGCAGGACTACAAGCTGGCCGCCGACGGCGCCCGGGCGCAACTCGCGGCCGCGATGACGAACCGCGATCTGGCGGCGGCCGACCTCAGACGCTATCAGGGCTTGCGCGAGCAGAACTTCATCAGCGGCGCCGAGATCGAGCGCCGCGAAACCACGTTCAAGGCCGCACAAGCGCAGTACGAGCAGGCGCAGGCGCAGCTGTCGTCGCAGGGCAACCAGGCGAACTACACGACGCTGGTGGCCGACGTGCCGGGCATCGTCACCGCCATCGAGGCCGAGCCGGGGCAGGTGGTTTCCGCCGGCTCGCCCGTCGTTCGCGTCGCGCAGGACGGCGCACGCGACGTGGTGTTCGCGGTACCGGAAGACCGCGCTTCGCTCATCACGCCGGGATCGTCGGTCGCAGTGCGCGCCTGGTCGGGCGGGCCCGAACTGGAAGGCAAGGTCCGCGAGGTGGCGGGCAGCGCCGATGCCGTGACGCGCACTTTCACCGTCAAGGTGGCGATCGACGCCGCCACCGCGCCGCCGCTCGGTGCCACGGTCTACGCGCGGCCCGCGAGCCTGTCGCGCACCGGCACGGCGGTGATCAAGTTGCCGACCAGCGCGCTGCGACATGAAGGTCAGGGCACGGCAGTCTGGGTGCTTGACAAGGCGTCGATGCAGGTGCGCTCGCAGCCGGTGCAGGTGGCGACGGCCGATGGCAATGCCGCCGTCATCGCAGGCGGCGTGACGCCCGGCATGCTGGTCGTTGTGGCCGGTGTGCATGTGCTGTCGCCCGGCCAGAAGGTGTCGATCTACGATGAGAAGACCGCACCGGGCGCCAAGCCATGA
- the hpnC gene encoding squalene synthase HpnC: protein MRNGEAASIGRLADNRRVPQSLAPDHYENFPVASWLCPPRLRPPIAAIYHFARTADDIADEGDASPDERLAELHAYRTDLAAAARGNGTSVRWPAVFGPLRTAVAQFDLPESLLADLLSAFVQDIEKTRDGTAYADRAALLDYCRRSANPIGRLLLHLYGVSDAAALAQSDAICSALQLINFWQDPSVDLPRGRFYFPLTDCAARGLVRQDFDACCPLIPSRPPRAVIDLIADEARWARELMREGAPLVHRLPGRAGWELRFVVQGGLCILDKIEALGFDTLSSRPTLGKGDAPLLTWRALRMQGQSPA, encoded by the coding sequence ATGCGGAATGGAGAGGCCGCGAGCATAGGCCGACTCGCTGACAATCGCCGCGTGCCCCAATCCCTTGCCCCCGACCATTACGAAAACTTTCCCGTAGCCTCGTGGCTCTGCCCGCCCCGCTTGCGCCCGCCGATTGCCGCGATCTACCATTTCGCGCGGACTGCGGACGACATTGCCGACGAGGGCGATGCATCCCCGGACGAGCGCCTCGCCGAGCTGCACGCCTACCGGACCGATCTGGCCGCCGCCGCGCGCGGCAACGGCACTTCGGTTCGCTGGCCTGCCGTGTTCGGCCCCTTGCGCACGGCCGTCGCGCAGTTCGACCTGCCCGAGTCCCTGCTGGCCGACCTGCTCTCGGCCTTCGTGCAGGACATCGAGAAGACCCGCGACGGCACCGCCTACGCCGACCGCGCTGCGCTGCTCGACTACTGCCGCCGCTCCGCCAACCCGATCGGTCGCCTGCTGCTGCACCTGTACGGCGTGTCCGATGCTGCGGCACTCGCGCAGAGCGACGCGATCTGCAGCGCGCTGCAGCTCATCAATTTCTGGCAGGACCCGAGCGTCGACCTGCCGCGCGGTCGTTTCTATTTCCCGCTGACGGACTGCGCGGCGCGTGGCCTCGTGCGCCAGGACTTCGACGCGTGCTGCCCTCTGATCCCCAGCCGACCCCCGCGAGCGGTCATCGACCTGATCGCTGACGAGGCGCGATGGGCGCGCGAACTGATGCGCGAAGGCGCGCCGCTCGTGCACCGACTGCCCGGTCGCGCCGGCTGGGAGCTGCGCTTCGTCGTGCAGGGCGGCCTTTGCATCCTCGACAAGATCGAGGCGCTCGGCTTCGACACGCTTTCCAGCCGTCCGACCCTCGGCAAGGGCGATGCGCCTTTGCTGACATGGCGCGCCTTGCGGATGCAGGGACAATCGCCCGCATGA
- a CDS encoding potassium transporter Kup, protein MTAPTKAAGPGLMIAALGVVFGDIGTSPLYAFKETLNPEHGVAFTPDAVLGLLSLIFWGLMFVVTLKYVVFVLRADHDGEGGILALQALARRAMEGRNTSSWLWRGLGLLGLVGAAMFYGDSVITPAISVLSAVEGLEVQAPALQRFVIPITMVILVVLFAVQSKGTHVVGKVFGPVMLLWFGVLAVAGLWQIVQYPQVLQALDPRRAIGFLFTHRAQSLAVLGAVFLAFTGGEALYADMGHFGARPIRLAWTFIALPGLVLNYFGQGALVLGNPAAIDNPFFRLFPSWGVLPMVVLAAMATVIASQAVISGAFSLTAQAMRMGYLPRMRVVQTSGEAIGQIYVPAINWLLMVGVLLLVLGFRSSSALSAAYGIAVSITMVTTTLLAGVVAYGLWHWNRIAVVVGVVLFAVVDITFVVANSLKIAEGGWLTLAVAAGVMVVFTTWAKGRRLGLQAAEADQLPLKPFIASLAMSMPHRVQGTAVFPNGDVTSVPYALLHNLKHNQVMHDQVIVLKVQPCDTPRVQAAERIEAESLGHGIWTVIARHGFMETPDVPAFVGIFAYQQGLACGAMTTSYFTSRATVVRGHLPGMNPVRQALFVWLQRNASRASDYFHLPGNRVVELGQLT, encoded by the coding sequence ATGACCGCTCCTACGAAGGCCGCCGGGCCGGGCCTGATGATCGCCGCGCTGGGCGTGGTGTTCGGCGACATCGGCACTTCGCCGCTCTACGCCTTCAAGGAAACGCTGAACCCGGAGCACGGTGTGGCATTCACGCCCGATGCGGTGCTCGGGCTGCTGTCGCTGATTTTCTGGGGGCTGATGTTCGTGGTCACGCTGAAGTACGTGGTGTTCGTGCTGCGGGCCGACCACGACGGCGAGGGCGGCATCCTCGCGCTGCAGGCGTTGGCACGGCGCGCGATGGAGGGGCGCAATACCTCGTCCTGGCTCTGGCGCGGGCTGGGGTTGCTCGGGCTGGTTGGCGCGGCGATGTTCTACGGCGACAGCGTGATCACACCGGCGATCTCGGTGCTGTCGGCGGTCGAGGGTCTGGAGGTTCAGGCGCCGGCGCTCCAGCGCTTCGTCATTCCGATCACGATGGTGATCCTGGTGGTGCTGTTCGCAGTGCAAAGCAAGGGTACGCACGTGGTTGGCAAGGTGTTCGGGCCGGTCATGCTGCTCTGGTTCGGCGTGCTGGCGGTGGCCGGCCTGTGGCAGATCGTTCAATATCCGCAGGTGCTTCAAGCACTCGACCCGCGCCGCGCCATCGGCTTTCTGTTCACGCACCGGGCGCAGTCGTTGGCGGTGCTCGGCGCGGTGTTCCTGGCGTTCACGGGCGGCGAGGCGCTGTACGCCGACATGGGGCATTTCGGCGCGCGGCCGATCCGGCTGGCCTGGACGTTCATCGCGCTGCCAGGGCTCGTGCTCAACTATTTCGGGCAGGGCGCGCTGGTGCTCGGCAATCCGGCGGCCATCGACAACCCCTTCTTCCGGCTCTTTCCGTCGTGGGGCGTGCTGCCGATGGTCGTGCTGGCCGCGATGGCGACGGTGATCGCCTCGCAGGCGGTGATCTCCGGCGCGTTCTCGCTGACCGCGCAGGCAATGCGCATGGGCTACCTTCCGCGCATGCGCGTGGTGCAGACCTCGGGCGAAGCGATCGGACAGATCTACGTGCCGGCGATCAACTGGCTGTTGATGGTCGGCGTGCTGCTGCTGGTGCTGGGCTTCAGGAGTTCGAGCGCGCTGTCCGCCGCCTATGGCATCGCGGTGTCGATCACGATGGTGACGACCACGCTGCTGGCCGGCGTGGTGGCGTATGGCCTCTGGCACTGGAACCGGATCGCGGTCGTCGTCGGCGTGGTGCTGTTCGCCGTGGTCGACATCACCTTCGTGGTCGCCAACAGCCTGAAGATCGCCGAGGGCGGCTGGCTGACGTTGGCGGTGGCGGCCGGGGTGATGGTGGTGTTCACGACTTGGGCGAAGGGCCGCCGACTGGGGCTGCAAGCCGCGGAGGCTGACCAGTTGCCGCTCAAGCCGTTCATCGCCTCGCTGGCGATGAGCATGCCGCACCGGGTGCAGGGCACCGCCGTGTTCCCGAACGGCGACGTGACCTCGGTGCCCTACGCCCTGTTGCACAACCTGAAGCACAACCAGGTGATGCACGACCAGGTGATCGTGTTGAAGGTGCAGCCCTGCGACACGCCCCGCGTGCAGGCCGCCGAACGCATCGAGGCCGAGTCGCTCGGCCACGGCATCTGGACGGTGATTGCCCGGCACGGCTTCATGGAAACGCCCGACGTGCCCGCGTTCGTCGGCATCTTCGCGTACCAGCAGGGGCTGGCGTGCGGCGCGATGACGACCTCGTATTTCACGTCGCGTGCGACCGTCGTGAGAGGTCATCTGCCTGGCATGAACCCGGTCAGGCAAGCGTTGTTCGTTTGGCTCCAGCGCAACGCCAGCCGGGCCTCCGACTACTTCCACTTGCCGGGCAACCGCGTGGTGGAGCTCGGCCAGCTGACCTAA